A genomic segment from Amygdalobacter nucleatus encodes:
- a CDS encoding type II toxin-antitoxin system RelE/ParE family toxin, whose protein sequence is MRHPLVEWEPWHSMGIRKVPINNYTVFYLVDEDKCAVTVVRIFYAGRNIENIINNK, encoded by the coding sequence ATGCGCCATCCTCTTGTAGAGTGGGAGCCTTGGCATTCTATGGGAATACGCAAAGTTCCCATTAATAATTACACAGTTTTTTACCTAGTAGATGAAGATAAATGTGCTGTAACGGTTGTTCGTATCTTTTATGCAGGCAGAAACATCGAAAATATTATCAACAACAAATAA
- a CDS encoding helix-turn-helix domain-containing protein — protein MLLGEKIRNARVEAGLTQEELAEMIMVSRAAIAKWEGGRGLPDVANLKVIADALGVTVDYLLDKDNAIDLSIIKKPIDLAKYGLNAKLGVRKKNKMKDQIIRDEYPDAEIIMLTVTKFIPNSSEKFMDNFIGFITTLFGGIPLFDTFAFGKAVESIGSEQYYLVNKKEKQFFVLITDEHIISRMMRVKFTDKKMCVGDKEFTQVGKLRDK, from the coding sequence ATGTTGTTAGGAGAAAAAATCAGAAATGCGCGCGTGGAAGCGGGTTTAACTCAGGAAGAACTTGCTGAAATGATTATGGTTTCGCGTGCTGCGATAGCGAAGTGGGAAGGTGGTCGCGGCCTGCCGGATGTTGCAAATTTGAAGGTGATTGCGGATGCGCTTGGTGTTACTGTCGACTATTTATTGGATAAAGACAATGCTATTGATTTGTCAATCATTAAGAAGCCTATTGATTTAGCGAAGTATGGTCTTAATGCAAAATTGGGTGTTCGTAAAAAAAACAAGATGAAGGATCAAATTATTCGCGATGAATATCCGGACGCTGAAATTATTATGCTCACGGTGACGAAGTTTATTCCAAATTCGTCTGAAAAGTTTATGGATAATTTTATCGGGTTTATTACTACTTTGTTCGGTGGTATTCCTTTGTTTGATACGTTTGCATTCGGTAAAGCGGTAGAGAGTATTGGCAGTGAACAGTATTACTTGGTGAATAAAAAAGAAAAGCAATTTTTTGTGCTGATAACGGATGAGCATATTATTAGCAGAATGATGCGAGTAAAGTTCACTGATAAGAAGATGTGTGTTGGGGATAAGGAATTTACGCAAGTTGGTAAGTTACGTGATAAGTAA
- a CDS encoding BRO family protein: MNNEIKIFEGNKIRSAWDAEKEEWYFSVVDVVGTLTDSKDAGAYWRKLKQRLKEEGSEVVKFCHGLKMLAADGKMRETDAADMQGIFRIIQSVPSPKAEPFKIWLAEVGKERLDEIVDPELTIERALETYLRKGYSREWINQLLQAIQVRKELTDAWQDHGVKEGMEYAILTNEISKAWSGMTTREYKDFKGLKKQNLRDNMSTTELILNMLAETATKDITESSNPQGLEENKKAAKRGGNVAKVARETLEKETGEPVITPKNTIDFGQLISDVAKELPKKADEPEEDE; encoded by the coding sequence ATGAATAACGAGATCAAAATATTTGAAGGTAATAAAATCCGTTCTGCGTGGGATGCGGAAAAGGAAGAATGGTATTTTAGCGTAGTTGATGTTGTGGGGACATTAACTGACAGTAAGGATGCAGGTGCTTACTGGAGAAAGTTGAAGCAGAGATTAAAAGAGGAAGGCAGCGAAGTCGTGAAATTTTGTCACGGGTTAAAAATGCTCGCAGCAGATGGCAAAATGCGAGAAACCGATGCCGCTGATATGCAGGGGATATTCCGTATTATTCAGTCCGTTCCATCCCCTAAGGCAGAACCATTTAAGATATGGCTGGCGGAAGTTGGAAAGGAAAGGCTAGATGAAATCGTAGATCCTGAGCTTACCATCGAAAGAGCCCTGGAAACCTATTTAAGAAAAGGCTATTCAAGAGAATGGATAAACCAGCTCCTTCAGGCGATTCAGGTGAGAAAAGAACTGACTGATGCTTGGCAAGACCACGGTGTAAAAGAAGGTATGGAATATGCCATACTTACCAATGAAATCTCTAAAGCCTGGTCGGGCATGACGACGAGAGAATATAAAGACTTCAAGGGCCTGAAAAAGCAGAACCTCAGAGACAATATGTCCACCACGGAGCTTATCCTCAATATGCTGGCGGAAACAGCTACAAAAGATATAACCGAATCTTCCAATCCACAAGGTTTAGAAGAAAATAAAAAAGCGGCAAAGCGTGGCGGAAATGTAGCGAAGGTAGCAAGGGAAACACTTGAAAAGGAAACAGGTGAGCCGGTAATAACCCCTAAAAACACCATCGACTTCGGCCAACTGATAAGCGATGTGGCTAAAGAACTTCCGAAAAAAGCAGATGAGCCGGAAGAGGATGAATGA
- a CDS encoding alpha/beta fold hydrolase: MKKMFFGIFSVVIILVVLVFSLRIYNDHRYKDTNALKSPEYYNDVTNISLYPTDIDGVDVTYVDEGRMQGFRFIPKEKSHKGLVICFGGSEGSPNFETAKRLAEEGYETFALFMFGMKNQEQTLRKIPLEQFEDIINYINKNIKDNKPISVLGASKGAEYALNLASKYSEIDNLILIAPSSYNFAGLDFKDYGSSWTYKGKELPYIDIKQSSFNSFLKNIIVPTIIKSPISYKETYESAIEQDSSSQEKLIPVKNVKANILMIAGEDDLMWDSFAMAKKIKDQNPNAKIYSYKGAGHIFAGNGVLNLGRIRIATGGTIEGNDKARSESRKTIDAFLKENHK; the protein is encoded by the coding sequence ATGAAGAAAATGTTTTTTGGAATATTTTCAGTTGTTATTATTTTAGTAGTTTTAGTTTTTAGTCTTAGGATATATAACGACCATAGGTATAAAGATACCAATGCTTTGAAATCTCCTGAATATTATAATGATGTTACTAATATAAGTCTATACCCTACAGATATTGACGGAGTTGATGTAACTTATGTAGATGAGGGTAGGATGCAAGGCTTTAGATTTATACCTAAGGAAAAATCACATAAGGGTCTTGTAATTTGTTTTGGAGGTTCTGAGGGAAGTCCAAATTTTGAAACTGCTAAAAGATTGGCTGAAGAGGGATATGAAACCTTTGCACTATTTATGTTCGGCATGAAAAACCAAGAACAAACTCTGAGAAAAATCCCTTTAGAACAATTTGAAGATATCATCAATTATATAAATAAAAATATAAAAGACAATAAGCCAATAAGTGTTTTGGGAGCGTCAAAAGGTGCAGAATATGCCCTTAATTTAGCTAGCAAATATTCTGAAATAGATAATCTGATTTTAATAGCACCTTCATCTTATAATTTCGCCGGTCTAGATTTTAAAGATTATGGTTCATCATGGACATATAAAGGAAAGGAACTTCCATATATAGATATAAAACAATCATCATTTAACTCATTTCTAAAAAATATTATTGTTCCAACTATAATTAAAAGTCCTATTAGTTATAAAGAAACTTATGAAAGTGCAATAGAACAAGACTCCTCAAGCCAAGAAAAACTAATACCGGTCAAAAATGTTAAAGCAAATATATTAATGATAGCAGGCGAAGATGATTTGATGTGGGATAGCTTTGCCATGGCAAAAAAAATAAAAGACCAAAACCCTAATGCAAAGATTTATTCTTATAAAGGAGCAGGACATATATTTGCAGGCAATGGTGTTTTAAATCTAGGAAGAATTAGAATTGCGACAGGTGGAACAATTGAAGGCAATGATAAAGCAAGAAGTGAATCAAGAAAAACTATTGATGCTTTCTTAAAAGAAAATCATAAATAA